Genomic DNA from Choristoneura fumiferana chromosome 16, NRCan_CFum_1, whole genome shotgun sequence:
GTTTCAtgtttatgttttgtttgtttgttctgaTTCTGATTATCTGTCTCTCTTTAAACGTTGGGGATGTTATAGCCTATTTCACAATAACTAAGGCATTTGCATTaggtatatgaaaaaaatatattacggGAAACACTTGTGGATTTGACAGAACTGTGACAATTTACAAGAAGTAAAGCATCGCAATACACAAAGGGAAAAAGTCTAAAATCCACTTAGctgtaaaaaatactttatttttcataataattcgATCAAGATCAAACttattgtttacttactttCAAATTGCGCAAGTTTGACTCGTACATGGcccattttattaattaattgtaattgtagTTGAAATACTAAAgtatataatttaaatgtattttcagACGTTTTTTCTGAGGTGCAGTGAGAGCGTAGCGCCATCAGACAGCTTGCGTCTCGTGTGGCTCGCCAACTCGTCCCTCGTCTGCAACGATGCTTCTTCCGCTGGGTAAGTTCTTGGAAGATACGTTTACCGCTGGTATAGTCTATGATCTTGAAGTTTACGAGTAACTAGATGATATAACTTAAGATATTTAGCTGAGACTAAGCGGGTGTGACATTATACATAGCCTACAGGTTGCCGGTGAAACCATAAGTAAAAGCATATAGAGCGCAACTTTTTATAAGCCTTTGAATTTTTTTAGTTAGAAGAGTTAAGAGTCCAATTcttataattaagtattataGATTCTAAGACTTGAGTATCTATGGTCgaatatttttgaattaataTATGTAGATTTTTTTCATGAATATCTCTTGTAAATGTGCTACAAATATGATACCTACTTCGGAAATACTCGTACATGCTCAAATACTAGAGGAATAAGTACCCAAATATAGTTTACAGTAAGAATCTGGAGGCGATGAGAATGGACACCAAACAGTGTGTTATTGTTGCCTTTCAGGTACTACATCCGGCGTGGCAGCAACAGTGAGCACTGGGTGGTGTACTTGGAGGGCGGCGGGTACTGCTGGGACGCGGCGTCGTGCGGCGCGCGCTGGCGCCGGCGGCCCGGCCTCATGTCGTCAGCCCGCTGGCCGCGCGCGCGTCGTGCCCCCGCGCTGCTGTCCGCCGACCCCGCCTCAAACCCGCTCTGGCATGCCTCCAACCACGTCTTACTCCCATATTGCTCCAGCGACATGTGGGCCGGCGCGCGTGCCACCAGAAATGGCAGCTTCGCCTTCGCCGGCCGTCTCATCGTACGCGCTGTCCTCGCGGAACTCCTCCACATCGGACTCTCTGGACGACTGCTGCTCGTCGGCTCGAGCGCCGGCGGAGCGGGCGTCATGCTCCATGCCGACGCCGCCCGCAGAATGCTTCGCCCGTACGGCGTCCGAGTCGCAGCTATCGCGGACTCCGGCTGGTTTCTCGATAGACCGGCTCGAACCCGCCGCGCTTCCTCCGCGGACTCCGTCGCCCGCCTCGGCCACTCGCTGTGGCGCGGCTCACCTCCGAGTTCATGTGTACGAGAGCACGCGGAGAAACCCTGGCTCTGCTATTTCGGCTATCAGCTGTATCCGCACATCCGTACGCCACTTTTCGTATTCCAATACCTTTTCGATTCGGCGCAGCTGGCGGCGGAAGGGGTGCGCGCGCCGCGAACGCGGGTCCAGTGGGATGCGGTGCACGACACCGGATCGGCGATCCGTGCTAGTTTGAAGCGCGTTCGTGCCACTTTTGCGCCGGCGTGTCTCGCGCACGGTGCACTGGCCCGGCCGGAGTGGTTA
This window encodes:
- the LOC141435970 gene encoding palmitoleoyl-protein carboxylesterase NOTUM-like, whose translation is MRARRARMLRFAAITWILCTFFLRCSESVAPSDSLRLVWLANSSLVCNDASSAGYYIRRGSNSEHWVVYLEGGGYCWDAASCGARWRRRPGLMSSARWPRARRAPALLSADPASNPLWHASNHVLLPYCSSDMWAGARATRNGSFAFAGRLIVRAVLAELLHIGLSGRLLLVGSSAGGAGVMLHADAARRMLRPYGVRVAAIADSGWFLDRPARTRRASSADSVARLGHSLWRGSPPSSCVREHAEKPWLCYFGYQLYPHIRTPLFVFQYLFDSAQLAAEGVRAPRTRVQWDAVHDTGSAIRASLKRVRATFAPACLAHGALARPEWLAINVSGISLPRALGCWERRLWGGGGGARRKGGCAPRRLVERCSWPQCNGSCPRLRDPRTGEEVALAALLQSFGLDVRGAAAAMGLDARALARMSRAELLPLLAPHT